The genome window GTGGAATTACTGGCAGAGCAGCAGTGCCTTCAGGAGCATCTACTGGTGAAAACGAAGCTGTAGAACTTAGAGATGGCGATAAGAATAGATACCTTGGGAAAGGTGTCTTAAATGCAGTTAAGAACGTAAACGAAATAATCAAAAATGAAATCGTTGGTATGTCTGTTTTCAATCAAGTTGAGATTGATAATAAACTTATTAAGCTTGATGGCACTAGCAATAAATCAAAGCTAGGTGCAAACGCAATCCTCGGCGTCTCTTTAGCCGTTGCTAGAGCTGCGTCAAATTTGCTCGGAATCCCTCTTTATAGGTATATTGGCGGAACTAACGCAAAAGTTCTTCCAACTCCTATGTGCAATGTGCTTAATGGCGGTAAACACGCTGACAGCAACGTTGACTTTCAGGAGTTTATGATTGTACCCGTTAACGCTACATCATTTAAGGATGCAATAAGAATGGCTGCCGAAACTTTCCATTCCCTTAAGAAAGTTCTATCATCTAAAGGTTTATCAACAGGAGTTGGAGACGAAGGAGGCTTTGCTCCTAATCTCCAATCAAACAGACAGGCAATAGAAGTAATAATTGAGGCAATAGAAAAAGCTGGCTACACCCCCGGCAAGGACATATACCTTGCCCTGGACCTTGCATCAAGCGAACTTTATGATAGCTCAAAGAAGGTTTATGTTCTAAAGGGAGAAGGCAGAGAGTTATCCTCCGAAAAAATGGTAGAGCTTCTAGAAGACTGGGTTAAAAGCTACCCAATCATCTCAATTGAAGACGGAATGTCAGAACATGACTGGGATGGATGGAAAATGTTGACAGATAAACTAGGGTGCAAGATCCAACTAGTCGGCGATGATGTTTTTGTAACAAACCCAAAGATACTAAGAGAAGGAATACTAAAGGGAATAGCAAACTCAATCCTAATTAAAGTTAACCAAATAGGAACACTAACAGAAACACTTGATGCCATAGAACTTGCAAGAAATTCAGGCTATACCTATATCATCTCACACAGATCTGGAGAAACCGAAGACACAACGATCGCAGACCTCGCAGTCGCTACAAACTCCGGCCAGATCAAAACAGGTTCTCTCTCCAGAACCGATAGACTCGCAAAATATAACCAACTGATAAGAATAGAAGAGGAACTTGGACCATATGCTATCTACAAAGGTATTAAATCCTTCCAAGGACACCATCTTGACTAGGAGGCAAAACAATGGGTAAAGGAAACAAACCAAATACCTCAGCACAAAAAAGGTTCAAAATCACAGGCTCAGGTAAAATAATGAGAAGAAGAGCAGGAATGAGACACTTACTCTCAGATAAGCCAAGAAGCAGAAAAAGAAGACTAAAGCAAGAAGTTGAAGTACTTTCTTCACAAATAAAAAGAATGAAGAATCTCATCTCCTAATGCACCTTATATGCCCATCAGAAAAAAGAAAACTCCTTATAGGGGAGATCATCAACATAAACTCCCCTACCCTCATACTAACAACTAACTCCATCTCAGACTTCCTAACCTCATCACCATTAAAAATCATCACTCCATCAAATCTAGACCTTCTCATAAAAACCCTAAACCTAAAACCAGAAATCTTGAATCCAAACCAAAAACCACTGGAAAAGCTGAAAAACTTTTTCCAGAAACCCTATGTTGATTGCGATTACATCCTCCTAGACCCCGAACTCATCTTCCCATCCTCCCCCCTCTTCAAAGAGAAATACAAAAACCTCTATTTCTTTCTAAGAAACACAAAACCTAAAAGGTTGATCACTATCTCAGGCTCTCTGCCCCTAAAAACCCTCTTAAAGCTACTAAAAAGCATAGGTTGCAAAGAGAAAAAGGTTCTCGTAAAACCTGAGCTTAACTTCAAAATCCAAACAGTATTCACAAACAACAAACTGGATACTTTAGCTAATTTGATCAAAAATACCAACAGAACCCTAATAATCTGCAAAAACCTAACCCATACACTTTTTCTTGAATCTATACTAAAAGACATAACAAGAAACATCTTCGCTCTGAAAAGTAGAAACACCATACAAAAAAGAATAACTATCAGTAAATTCCTAACGAAAGAAGGAATACTAGTTGCACCCAAAAACTTCATATCACTACTAAAAGGCGTGGACTTCTCAAAAGTCATCTACCTCTCTTGTCCATACTCAATAGAGGAATTTATTTACAACCACATCAACCTTGCTTCCAAGAAATATACCCTCATCATATCTACAAAAGATGAAAAAACCCTAGCAAGCAAGATAAAAAGGAAAAAACACCTCAAGAAAGAATACTTAAGCTTTCTAAACTTCTTAGGCTCTAAAGAAGACAAAATTGAATACCTCAAGACCTATTTGCTATCAACCGAAAACCCTCACCTAGGCAGAAAAAAGAACAACCTTGATGAACTTAAAGAAGAAGAAAAAGAACTATACAAGACCTTAAGAGAAAGCTACTATCAATACGAAAACGCCATAGACTTACTTCTAGGCTTGGGAGAAAATTTTCTACGCAGAGGATTTGGAAAACTAAAAGGAAAACCTAGACAGGATGTTGAGAAAATAATACACTCTCTAGTCAACAAGCACCTGCTGGGAATTATATACTTCTGTGCCGATGGGGAAATTATAAAAAAAATCTACTAGAATACCTACTGTAAGATTTCTCAAACAAAGTTTGATAAACCAAACTTTATTAGAAAAACTTGACTGTGGAGAAAAATTTTATAGATTTATAGAAGCTTTACGGAAGCTTGGAAGGAAGAGAGAGGTTCCTAGCGGAGCTGAGAGTAGGAGGAAGTGATGGACAGTTTCTTCAAAATTGTTGATCTAAAAGTCAGCATTGATGACAACCTTATTCTTAAGAAGATAGATCTTGAGGTTGGGAAAGGAGAAATACATGCTATAATGGGACCCAACGGTTCTGGTAAAACAACGCTTTCTAATGTGATAATGGGCAATCCCAAATACAAGGTTGAAGGAGGAAGGATATTCTTCAAAGGAGAAGATATCACAAATCTTCCACCCAACGAGAGAGCCAAGAGGGGGATATTTCTAGCTTTTCAGCACCCAGTAGAAGTTCAGGGAGTTAGGCTTATAAACTTTCTAAGAACTGCTTACAGTGTGCTTAACTGCTATAGGCTAAAAGACACTTTTGTTCCACCAAAACCTATAGAGTTTAGAAACTTCATCAAGTCCAAAATGGAACTACTGGAGATTGACGATTCGTTTATGACAAGATACCTCAATGAAGGTTTTTCTGGCGGAGAGAAAAAGAAGTCAGAGATACTTCAAATGTTGCTTTTGCAACCTGAACTCGCAATAATGGATGAGATAGACTCAGGACTAGACATTGATGCTCTAAGAGTAATCTCAGAAAGTATAACCAAGTTTAGAAATAGTAACAATGCATTTATAGTCATAACTCATTACTCCAGAATCTTCAAGTATCTAAAACCTGACTTTGTTCACATTCTCAACGGAGGCAGAATAGTCAAGACAGGAGATTACACCCTTGCAGAGAAGATAGAAGAAGAGGGATACGATTGGACTCTAGAGGAACTATCCACGAGTATAACCTAAAAATGTCTTTCTTCCGAACAATCTAGTTAACCCTATGAGTAGGAAAAGGAGAATATAAAATCCCCCATTATAATGCAACAGGCAGGATTTTATGAGTGAAGAGG of Brevinematia bacterium contains these proteins:
- the sufC gene encoding Fe-S cluster assembly ATPase SufC; amino-acid sequence: MDSFFKIVDLKVSIDDNLILKKIDLEVGKGEIHAIMGPNGSGKTTLSNVIMGNPKYKVEGGRIFFKGEDITNLPPNERAKRGIFLAFQHPVEVQGVRLINFLRTAYSVLNCYRLKDTFVPPKPIEFRNFIKSKMELLEIDDSFMTRYLNEGFSGGEKKKSEILQMLLLQPELAIMDEIDSGLDIDALRVISESITKFRNSNNAFIVITHYSRIFKYLKPDFVHILNGGRIVKTGDYTLAEKIEEEGYDWTLEELSTSIT
- the eno gene encoding phosphopyruvate hydratase, which produces MSDVIVDIIGREILDSRGNPTVEVDVVLDSGITGRAAVPSGASTGENEAVELRDGDKNRYLGKGVLNAVKNVNEIIKNEIVGMSVFNQVEIDNKLIKLDGTSNKSKLGANAILGVSLAVARAASNLLGIPLYRYIGGTNAKVLPTPMCNVLNGGKHADSNVDFQEFMIVPVNATSFKDAIRMAAETFHSLKKVLSSKGLSTGVGDEGGFAPNLQSNRQAIEVIIEAIEKAGYTPGKDIYLALDLASSELYDSSKKVYVLKGEGRELSSEKMVELLEDWVKSYPIISIEDGMSEHDWDGWKMLTDKLGCKIQLVGDDVFVTNPKILREGILKGIANSILIKVNQIGTLTETLDAIELARNSGYTYIISHRSGETEDTTIADLAVATNSGQIKTGSLSRTDRLAKYNQLIRIEEELGPYAIYKGIKSFQGHHLD
- the rpmI gene encoding 50S ribosomal protein L35, with translation MGKGNKPNTSAQKRFKITGSGKIMRRRAGMRHLLSDKPRSRKRRLKQEVEVLSSQIKRMKNLIS